The following proteins are encoded in a genomic region of Pungitius pungitius chromosome 17, fPunPun2.1, whole genome shotgun sequence:
- the s100u gene encoding S100 calcium binding protein U: MESAIQTIVKVFLKSTKGKESLGQSQLQGLVKSQLSNILSDTDSKEAIKNMGKGLDANHDGKVGFEEYLKLVGYLATSLSEQRNLAQEEPAQKAASGQEAQTSTSPDKEAEKPKANAEAKDVKPGESSAAKEEAKSEENAKAKVEAKPEANTEAKIAAIAEIKVNENVGESVVKKLQGETKLEAAAEEEKKAMEGGAVLNDLSEMPLPVCSKSEEVIDVAKKVEKVVAAAEEEVEKKVEEATSLAKKE, from the exons ATGGAATCTGCTATTCAGACCATAGTGAAGGTCTTCCTGAAGTCGACCAAGGGGAAGGAGAGTCTTGGACAGAGTCAGCTCCAGGGCCTCGTCAAGAGCCAGCTCTCCAACATCCTTTCG GACACAGACAGCAAGGAGGCGATCAAAAACATGGGCAAGGGACTGGATGCCAACCACGACGGCAAGGTCGGTTTTGAGGAGTACCTGAAGCTTGTCGGCTACCTGGCGACCTCGCTCAGCGAGCAGCGCAACCTCGCCCAAGAAGAGCCCGCCCAAAAGGCTGCGTCTGGACAGGAGGCACAAACCTCCACCTCTCCGGACAAAGAGGCGGAGAAGCCAAAGGCAAACGCAGAAGCTAAAGACGTAAAGCCAGGGGAAAGCTCAGCTGCAAAGGAGGAAGCAAAGTCAGAGGAAAACGCAAAGGCAAAGGTGGAGGCAAAGCCAGAAGCCAATACTGAAGCAAAAATAGCAGCCATTGCTGAAATAAAGGTGAATGAAAATGTAGGAGAATCAGTGGTAAAAAAGTTACAGGGGGAGACCAAGCTTGAGGCAGCAgctgaagaggagaagaaagcaaTGGAGGGAGGGGCAGTATTAAACGATCTGTCAGAAATGCCATTGCCAGTGTGTAGTAAATCAGAGGAGGTGATTGATGTAGCAaagaaggtggagaaggtggttgCAGCTGCCGAGGAAGAAGTGGAGAAGAAGGTAGAGGAGGCGACCTCATTGGCAAAGAAAGAATAA
- the s100s gene encoding S100 calcium binding protein S: MSKEPSSNLESAMQMLIKTFHKYSGKEGDKYTLSRGELKELLLEELGTYLGGSKDNEAVEKVMNDLDANNDGEVDFTEFIILMGALTVACNDFFLDTKTDEKPTDECKGGSGEKKN, translated from the exons ATGTCCAAGGAGCCCAGTTCCAACCTGGAGAGTGCCATGCAGATGCTCATAAAGACGTTCCACAAGTACTCTGGGAAGGAGGGCGATAAGTACACGCTGAGCCGGGGCGAACTAAAGGAGCTGCTGCTTGAGGAGCTGGGGACCTACTTGGGG GGCTCCAAAGATAATGAGGCGGTTGAGAAGGTGATGAACGACCTGGACGCCAACAACGACGGGGAGGTGGACTTCACCGAGTTCATCATCCTGATGGGCGCGCTGACGGTCGCCTGCAACGACTTCTTCCTCGATACCAAAACGGATGAGAAACCGACAGATGAATGCAAAGGCGGGTCGGGGGAGAAGAAAAATTGA
- the pbxip1a gene encoding pre-B-cell leukemia transcription factor-interacting protein 1 — protein sequence MSDSSSSTGSSGSSTNSWTLLSPEETAVENVGPIDDGTESLGDAPSLSEDVTGAAASDIPVETVLSEEGHQVCQETAPESSEVLIPSSPTTMTLLSPNLRDPPDPDVESQPPVIHDIVTSSPSDNEHLEATPFVTNIDSGARFDSPADDLMTEEAEESCSAPPLTEMHGDTEQELEQDADIAPSPIYATEPEVHIPTETLTTTDPASRVDADICSVPEGTASLLTESLGTESLGTESLGTESLGTASLGTESLGTESLGTESLGTASRGTKSLGTESPIDESPAPQTVGSGEEEEKEEELEDKKEEKKKELELSETVNQHEGEEEEPSSCFDLGDAGGFEDGLRRRNAPSFESPRPRTSDDDDEEESEFKLAEKKEEKPWLSLNKCIVGSLILLFLGSLFLSGDFDASELSDGGQIQDWLSTDPQDMKELLDKLTQENQQIAQLEAQLQSQKEELDSALTAVAASGDEQGKADLEKENVKLKEELLSLPELKKELESLRSRVIELSQLSADQEIPPATTSSTPQPGDRNDRGPSDEKAAGLERRKDTNEGGRLKEELQRQKGLLEESKRRLQGMKKDGGDGKVRDSLEDIQKRLSEQVARWGKKKQESKRQGNKGKNNERDHWKKEEKKEVRGEKVWKHSKEGERREKEEKKENERKTPKENSHKEAWRKHQDEWERKKDERRMDRDERRKEKPWHSRPGKDSHNHQQQQQQPRQPHQYKHNNFWRHQEQKLRSNVRPQLGCSSVEDCASREGLYLVELPEFEELLEGYLSKLQGSSSESKDKIRKLTAEFFEDGGFIHDRVLFSDFAEDVADILEDMADALQEGGHKDDDSLEEEMEEFEREALWKFAV from the exons AtgtctgacagcagcagcagcacaggcaGCAGTGGCTCCTCAACCAACAGCTGGACCCTCCTCTCCCCCGAG GAGACTGCTGTTGAGAATGTCGGACCCATAGACGACGGCACTGAGAGCCTGGGCGACGCCCCGAGTCTCTCTGAGGACGTGACAG GAGCTGCTGCAAGTGACATTCCAGTAGAGACTGTCCTGTCTGAAGAAGGCCATCAG GTCTGTCAAGAGACCGCCCCGGAGTCCAGTGAGGTTCTCATCCCGTCTAGTCCAACCACAATGACCCTCCTCTCACCCAACCTCCGGGATCCTCCAGACCCGGACGTGGAGAGTCAGCCTCCAGTCATCCACGACATCGTAACCAGCTCCCCGAGTGACAACGAGCACCTCGAAGCCACGCCCTTTGTCACCAACATTGATTCTGGGGCTCGGTTCGACAGTCCTGCCGATGATCTCATGACGGAGGAGGCTGAGGAGTCCTGCTCCGCTCCTCCTCTGACGGAGATGCACGGCGATACAGAGCAAGAGCTCGAGCAGGATGCTGACATTGCGCCAAGTCCTATATACGCTACTGAGCCTGAGGTCCATATCCCCACAGAGACCCTTACAACCACTGACCCTGCCTCTCGTGTCGATGCTGATATCTGCTCCGTACCAGAGGGGACAGCGAGCCTGCTGACGGAGAGCCTGGGAACGGAGAGCCTGGGGACAGAGAGCCTGGGGACGGAGAGCCTGGGGACAGCGAGCCTGGGGACGGAGAGCCTGGGGACAGAGAGCCTAGGGACAGAGAGCCTGGGGACAGCGAGCCGGGGGACGAAGAGCCTGGGGACGGAGAGCCCAATCGATGAGAGTCCTGCACCACAGACCGTTGGTtcgggggaggaagaggagaaggaagaagagctagaagacaaaaaggaagaaaaaaagaaagagctgGAGCTGTCTGAGACAGTGAACCAAcatgagggagaagaagaag AACCGTCCAGCTGTTTCGATCTGGGCGACGCAGGCGGCTTTGAGGATGGACTGCGGAGGAGGAATGCCCCGTCCTTCGAGTCACCGAGGCCAAGAACATCcgatgacgacgacgaagaggagTCAGAGTTCAAGTTggcagagaagaaggaggaaaagcCCTGGTTATCATTGAACAAATGCATTGTGGGTTCTCTGATCTTGCTCTTCTTAGGTTCCCTTTTCCTCTCAG GTGACTTTGACGCCTCTGAACTCAGTGATGGAGGACAAATCCAG GACTGGCTTAGCACTGATCCACAGGATATGAAAGAACTATTGGATAAACTGACGCAAGAAAACCAGCAGATCGCTCAGCTAGAGGCTCAACTACAG TCTCAGAAAGAAGAACTCGACTCAGCGCTGACGGCCGTAGCAGCAAGCGGTGATGAACAGGGCAAAGCAGAtcttgaaaaagaaaacgtcaagctgaaggaggagctgtTGTCTCTGCCCGAGCtgaagaaggagctggagagccTGAGGTCCAGGGTGATCGAACTCAGCCAGCTGTCAG CCGATCAAGAAATTCCCCCTGCTACCACAAGCTCTACCCCTCAGCCGGGTGACAGGAATGACAGAGGTCCGAGCGATGAGAAAGCTGCTGGACTTGAAAGGAGGAAGGACACAAATGAGGGAGGAAGGTTGAAGGAAGAACTCCAGAGGCAGAAAGGTCTTCTGGAGGAGAGCAAGAGGAGACTGCAAGGGATGAAGAAAGATGGAGGCGACGGGAAAGTGAGGGATAGCTTGGAGGACATCCAGAAGAGGCTTTCTGAACAAGTTGCGAGGTGGGGTAAGAAGAAGCAGGAGTCCAAAAGGCAAGGGAACAAGGGCAAAAACAATGAGCGGGACCActggaaaaaagaggaaaagaaagaggtgAGAGGGGAGAAAGTCTGGAAGCACagcaaagagggagaaaggagagagaaggaagagaagaaagagaatgaGCGGAAGACTCCCAAGGAAAACTCTCACAAAGAGGCGTGGAGGAAACACCAGGACGagtgggagaggaagaaggacgAGCGCAGAATGGACAGAgacgagaggaggaaggagaaaccGTGGCACAGCCGGCCTGGTAAGGACTCCCacaaccaccagcagcagcagcagcagccccgtcAGCCTCATCAGTACAAACACAACAACTTCTGGAGGCACCAGGAGCAAAAGCTCAGGAGCAACGTCCGGCCCCAGCTGGGCTGCAGCTCCGTGGAGGACTGCGCCAGCCGGGAGGGGCTCTACCTGGTGGAGCTGCCCGAgtttgaggagctgctggagggctATCTGAGCAAGCTCCAAGGATCCTCGTCCGAGAGCAAAGACAAGATCCGGAAGCTGACGGCGGAGTTCTTTGAGGACGGCGGCTTCATTCACGACAGGGTTCTGTTCAGTGACTTTGCCGAGGACGTGGCGGACATCCTGGAGGACATGGCGGACGCCTTGCAAGAGGGCGGGCACAAGGACGACGactccctggaggaggagatggaggagtttGAAAGAGAAGCCCTGTGGAAGTTCGCAGTTTGA
- the s100a11 gene encoding protein S100-A11, with the protein MCASEKGDEAYIFGEDQSLGTKLSEPAVKQPDISTQEVSAKTTMEAAICTIVTQFKTYAGKDGSTSTLSKDEFQHLVISQLPNYVKNASDPGAIEQLMGSLDENNDGELSFSEFWQLIGKLASKQGGFSQ; encoded by the exons ATGTGTGCATCAGAGAAGGGAGATGAAGCCTATATATTCGGGGAGGATCAGAGTTTAGGGACAAAGCTCTCGGAACCAGCTGTGAAACAACCCGACATCTCAACTCAAGAG GTCTCAGCAAAAACCACCATGGAAGCTGCCATCTGCACCATTGTCACCCAGTTCAAGACGTACGCCGGGAAGGATGGGTCCACCAGCACCCTGAGCAAAGACGAATTCCAACACCTGGTCATCTCCCAGTTGCCAAACTATGTCAAG AACGCCAGCGACCCCGGGGCCATCGAGCAGCTCATGGGCTCGCTGGACGAAAACAACGACGGAGAGCTGAGTTTCTCAGAGTTCTGGCAGCTGATTGGAAAGCTGGCGAGCAAACAGGGCGGCTTCAGTCAGTAG
- the cks1b gene encoding cyclin-dependent kinases regulatory subunit 1 has product MSHKQIYYSDKYDDEKYEYRHVMLPKDIAKRVPKTHLMSETEWRNLGVQQSQGWVHYMIHQPEPHILLFRRPLPSQKA; this is encoded by the exons ATGTCTCACAAACAGATCTACTACTCTGATAAATATGACGATGAAAAATACGAGTACAG GCATGTAATGCTTCCTAAGGACATAGCAAAGCGTGTACCCAAGACCCATCTGATGTCTGAGACCGAGTGGAGGAACCTGGGTGTCCAGCAGAGCCAGGGATGGGTGCATTACATGATCCACCAGCCAG AGCCTCACATTTTGCTGTTCCGTCGCCCTCTTCCTAGCCAAAAAGCATAA